A genomic segment from Micromonospora echinaurantiaca encodes:
- the glpK gene encoding glycerol kinase GlpK: MTGEYVAAIDQGTTSSRCIVFDRAGEIVSVAQREHRQLFPQPGWVEHDAEEIWRNVEQVVREALDAAGTDAAGLAAVGITNQRETTLVWDRATGRPVANAIVWQDTRTGPLLRELEQAYGEELFRTRTGLPLATYFAGPKLRWLLDHVEGLRARAEAGEVLFGTMDSWLIWKLTGRHVTDVTNASRTMLMDLSTLDWDPQLLDAMGVPAAMLPEICSSAEVYGEATGLLAGVPVASALGDQQAALFGQTCFQPGEAKCTYGTGSFLLLNTGASPVSSAHGLLTTVAYRIDGQPAAYALEGAIAVTGSLVQWLRDNLGLISTAAQVEELAGTVADNGGCYVVPAFSGLFAPHWRSDARGVITGLTGYITKGHLARAVLEASAWQTREVVDAMNADSDVALRRLRVDGGMTANGLLMQFLADVLDVPVVRSRITETTCLGAAYAAGLAVGFWPDLATLREQWRSDAQWSPAMTTEHRDRELRNWRKAVERTLNWVD; this comes from the coding sequence GTGACCGGAGAGTACGTCGCCGCCATCGACCAGGGCACCACCTCGTCGCGGTGCATCGTCTTCGACCGGGCCGGGGAGATCGTCTCCGTGGCACAGCGCGAGCACCGGCAACTTTTCCCGCAACCGGGCTGGGTGGAGCACGACGCCGAGGAGATCTGGCGCAACGTCGAGCAGGTGGTCCGGGAGGCGCTGGACGCGGCCGGCACCGACGCCGCCGGGCTGGCCGCGGTCGGGATCACCAACCAGCGGGAGACCACGCTGGTCTGGGACCGGGCCACCGGCCGACCGGTGGCCAACGCGATCGTCTGGCAGGACACCCGCACCGGCCCGCTGCTGCGCGAGCTGGAGCAGGCGTACGGCGAGGAGCTGTTCCGCACCCGCACCGGCCTGCCGCTGGCCACCTACTTCGCCGGGCCGAAGCTGCGCTGGCTGCTCGACCACGTCGAGGGCCTGCGGGCGCGCGCCGAGGCCGGCGAGGTGCTCTTCGGCACCATGGACAGTTGGCTGATCTGGAAGCTGACCGGCCGGCACGTCACCGACGTGACCAACGCCAGCCGCACCATGCTGATGGATCTGTCCACCCTCGACTGGGATCCGCAACTGCTGGACGCGATGGGCGTGCCGGCCGCCATGCTGCCGGAGATCTGCAGCTCCGCCGAGGTCTACGGGGAGGCCACCGGGCTGCTCGCCGGGGTGCCGGTGGCCAGCGCGCTCGGCGACCAGCAGGCGGCGCTGTTCGGGCAGACCTGCTTCCAGCCGGGCGAGGCCAAGTGCACCTACGGCACGGGCAGCTTCCTGCTGCTCAACACCGGCGCCAGCCCGGTCTCGTCGGCACACGGCCTGCTCACCACCGTCGCCTACCGGATCGACGGCCAGCCCGCCGCGTACGCCCTGGAGGGGGCGATCGCGGTGACCGGCTCGCTGGTGCAGTGGCTGCGCGACAACCTCGGGCTGATCTCCACCGCGGCCCAGGTGGAGGAGCTGGCCGGCACCGTCGCCGACAACGGCGGCTGCTACGTGGTGCCCGCCTTCTCCGGGCTGTTCGCCCCGCACTGGCGCAGCGACGCCCGGGGCGTGATCACCGGGCTGACCGGCTACATCACCAAGGGGCATCTGGCCCGGGCGGTGCTGGAGGCGTCGGCCTGGCAGACCCGCGAGGTGGTCGACGCGATGAACGCCGACTCCGACGTCGCGCTGCGCCGGCTGCGGGTGGACGGCGGGATGACCGCGAACGGGCTGCTCATGCAGTTCCTCGCCGACGTGCTCGACGTGCCGGTGGTGCGGTCCCGGATCACCGAGACCACCTGCCTCGGCGCCGCGTACGCGGCCGGCCTGGCGGTCGGCTTCTGGCCGGACCTGGCGACCCTGCGCGAGCAGTGGCGCTCGGACGCCCAGTGGAGCCCGGCGATGACCACCGAGCACCGCGACCG